One genomic window of Psychrobacillus sp. INOP01 includes the following:
- a CDS encoding alpha-amylase family glycosyl hydrolase produces the protein MKLTKWIVTGLLMSSLCLSTTLVSNAETNNSIHNESIYDLYVDRYFNKIGTNDYDVNPKDPNAFAGGDFLGVMEKMTHISDMGFTTISIGPVFATESYDGKRILDFDELERHFGTTEEFNELLDKSHEKDLKIMVEFPLNNYSENHIWAKNNEKSDWILSKENGQLHLDLTNPDVQQALIDTIVKFAETYKIDGVKLSELEGAPTPFINELIEAVKEVRNPMYVIALEESEADFDLDYSEQLMLDFRDTFKNTDLPSESISSANENNLLMVDHLLTERITYHSALENMFPPTRIKMAIGTLLTLPGVPYMTYGTEIAMNGQNAKDSHQIMNFRVDEELIEYLKDMASIRTKSETMRTGKMELLENKDGYAVYKRYSDEETFIVVINNTSETKRIDISSEEIGEDKELRGLFESDTVRASDDGSYRLVLDREIVEVYQVKEDNGLNSAYIAAMAIAYLLFMLFLIIVWKKGKQRRLDEEKKVKK, from the coding sequence TTGAAGTTAACAAAATGGATTGTAACTGGATTGCTTATGAGTAGTCTTTGCCTATCGACAACTCTAGTGAGCAATGCAGAAACGAATAACTCTATACATAACGAAAGTATTTACGATCTATATGTAGATCGTTACTTCAATAAAATAGGAACGAACGATTATGATGTCAATCCAAAAGATCCTAATGCATTCGCAGGTGGAGATTTTCTCGGTGTTATGGAAAAAATGACACATATTAGTGATATGGGCTTCACTACTATCTCGATAGGACCTGTTTTTGCAACAGAATCCTATGATGGAAAGCGAATTTTAGATTTCGATGAATTGGAAAGACACTTTGGGACAACGGAAGAATTTAACGAGTTGTTAGACAAATCTCACGAAAAAGATTTAAAGATCATGGTTGAATTTCCTCTAAATAATTATAGTGAGAACCATATTTGGGCTAAAAATAACGAAAAGAGTGATTGGATACTTTCAAAAGAAAATGGTCAATTGCATTTGGATTTGACTAATCCTGATGTACAACAAGCCCTTATTGATACAATTGTTAAATTTGCAGAAACCTACAAAATTGATGGAGTTAAATTGTCAGAGTTGGAGGGCGCACCAACTCCATTTATAAATGAGTTAATTGAAGCAGTAAAAGAAGTACGTAATCCTATGTATGTTATTGCCCTCGAAGAGTCAGAGGCTGATTTTGATCTGGACTATTCAGAACAGCTAATGCTAGATTTCCGGGACACTTTCAAAAATACAGATTTACCTTCGGAGTCTATTTCTTCAGCAAATGAAAATAATCTTTTAATGGTGGATCATTTGTTGACGGAGAGAATTACCTATCATAGTGCCTTAGAGAATATGTTCCCACCTACTCGTATTAAAATGGCGATTGGTACTTTGCTTACATTACCAGGTGTGCCTTATATGACATATGGTACAGAAATAGCGATGAATGGTCAAAATGCTAAAGATAGCCACCAAATCATGAATTTCCGTGTAGATGAAGAGCTAATTGAATATTTAAAAGACATGGCCTCCATTCGTACAAAATCAGAAACGATGCGAACCGGTAAAATGGAATTGCTAGAAAATAAAGATGGATATGCCGTGTACAAACGATATTCTGATGAAGAAACATTTATTGTAGTCATTAATAATACAAGTGAGACAAAGAGAATAGACATTTCTAGCGAGGAAATAGGAGAAGATAAAGAATTACGTGGTTTATTTGAATCCGATACAGTCCGTGCTTCCGATGACGGTTCATACCGTTTAGTGTTGGACAGAGAGATAGTCGAAGTATATCAAGTTAAAGAAGACAATGGGTTAAATAGCGCCTACATTGCGGCAATGGCCATCGCATATTTATTGTTTATGTTATTCCTGATCATTGTTTGGAAAAAAGGGAAGCAACGCAGATTGGATGAAGAGAAAAAAGTGAAGAAGTAA
- a CDS encoding dimethylarginine dimethylaminohydrolase family protein, translating into MVKIIQDQSQIQCQSEYGTLQKVFLCEPQYMEIKEVINDVQKKYVNNNIDRSLAISQHQIFEQTLRNAGVEVIKLRPSKEHPEQVFTRDIGFTLGNCLFISKMANPIRQGEEKILAQWMNEHDISYKKLSTHSIEGGDVIIDGNRVFVGVSDRTCKNAVQALQRELPDFEILPIPFNPKYLHLDCVFNILSSNDALIYPDALDPKIVDRLSSMYHLIEVSESEQFSMGTNVLSIGHNRVLSLPINHEVNHQMREHGYQVLEVDFSEIIKSGGSFRCCSLPIMRH; encoded by the coding sequence ATGGTGAAAATAATTCAAGATCAATCTCAAATACAATGTCAAAGTGAATATGGAACACTTCAAAAAGTCTTTTTATGTGAACCTCAATACATGGAAATTAAAGAAGTGATTAATGATGTTCAAAAAAAGTATGTAAATAATAATATTGACCGTTCACTTGCGATTTCACAGCATCAGATATTTGAACAAACTTTACGGAATGCGGGTGTGGAAGTGATTAAACTACGACCAAGTAAAGAACACCCTGAACAAGTTTTCACTAGAGATATTGGTTTTACTTTGGGCAATTGCTTATTTATTTCCAAAATGGCGAATCCGATTCGTCAAGGCGAAGAAAAAATATTAGCTCAGTGGATGAATGAACATGACATTTCGTATAAGAAGCTCTCAACACATTCCATTGAAGGTGGCGATGTAATCATTGATGGCAATCGTGTTTTTGTTGGAGTTAGCGACCGTACATGTAAGAACGCTGTTCAAGCTTTGCAAAGAGAATTACCGGATTTTGAGATTCTACCTATTCCTTTTAACCCAAAATATTTGCATCTAGATTGTGTGTTCAATATTCTTTCCTCTAATGATGCGTTGATTTATCCTGATGCGCTCGATCCAAAAATCGTGGATCGTTTGTCGAGCATGTATCATTTAATAGAAGTGAGCGAAAGTGAGCAGTTCTCAATGGGTACGAATGTATTGTCTATTGGTCATAATCGAGTGCTTAGTTTGCCAATAAATCATGAAGTTAATCATCAGATGAGAGAGCATGGATATCAAGTGTTGGAGGTCGATTTCTCAGAAATCATTAAATCAGGTGGATCATTCCGATGTTGTTCATTGCCAATTATGCGCCATTAA
- a CDS encoding YqcI/YcgG family protein, translating into MITKEQALLTKEDFHTRTDLPSWLYKEYETFHKTVTDKTFPCFFGMSGELKGELRYAYINQDDWSNLPSAVVGFLDLFKLPKYKRHGLFVFVEPFEQEGSIEDYRKQFWDILQYLHEVDEVEWPKDSPRDPEHYLWDFRFNGEPIFVFGNAPAYKKRKTRHLGNSMVLGFQPRKIFEGLEGTEKGGIMSREKVRKRVEAWDQLPKHPDIGHFGDPTHNEWKQSFIGDDIEPIQGKCPFHHKSQA; encoded by the coding sequence ATGATTACGAAGGAACAAGCTTTATTAACAAAAGAAGATTTTCATACTAGAACAGACTTGCCGAGTTGGCTCTATAAAGAATACGAAACTTTTCATAAAACTGTAACGGATAAAACGTTTCCATGTTTTTTTGGAATGAGTGGCGAACTGAAAGGCGAGCTCCGCTATGCTTATATCAATCAAGATGACTGGAGTAATCTACCGTCTGCAGTTGTAGGCTTTCTAGATTTATTTAAATTACCAAAATACAAGAGACACGGTCTTTTTGTATTTGTAGAGCCTTTTGAGCAAGAGGGTTCTATTGAAGACTACCGAAAGCAATTTTGGGATATTCTCCAATACTTACATGAAGTTGATGAAGTTGAATGGCCAAAAGACAGTCCTCGAGATCCTGAACACTATTTATGGGATTTCCGGTTCAATGGAGAGCCAATCTTTGTGTTCGGAAATGCTCCTGCTTATAAGAAACGAAAGACACGTCATCTAGGAAATTCGATGGTTCTTGGATTCCAGCCTCGCAAAATATTTGAAGGTTTAGAAGGAACTGAAAAAGGTGGTATTATGTCACGTGAAAAAGTTCGTAAACGTGTAGAAGCTTGGGATCAGCTTCCTAAGCATCCAGATATCGGCCACTTTGGCGATCCTACGCATAATGAATGGAAGCAATCCTTTATTGGTGATGATATTGAGCCAATTCAAGGCAAATGTCCATTCCACCATAAATCACAAGCATAA
- a CDS encoding DegV family protein, which yields MRIFADSATDLPKAFFEDNNVLLAPLRVHIDEDEYEDIIGIDSSEVYAAIRAGKHPKTSQVSPELFLRLFEDLAKSGEEGLYIAFSSALSGTYSTAMMMREQLLETYPDLKLTIIDSQCASLGYGLVLKEAVKLRDEGMDNAQIIEKVRFHAEHMEHLFTVEDLDYLARGGRVSKASAFVGGLLNIKPLLHVEDGKLVPLEKIRGRKKVLKRMIDMMGERGDTIGEQSIALCHSDDEPTALELKQMIEERFHPKSIEIHSIGSTVGAHVGPGTMGLFFLNKLS from the coding sequence ATGAGAATATTTGCTGATAGTGCTACAGATTTACCAAAAGCTTTTTTTGAAGATAACAACGTTCTTTTAGCGCCACTTAGAGTTCATATTGATGAGGATGAATATGAGGACATTATTGGTATTGATTCTTCTGAAGTTTACGCGGCAATCCGTGCAGGAAAGCATCCAAAAACTTCACAAGTTTCACCAGAATTATTTTTACGCTTATTTGAGGATCTTGCAAAATCTGGAGAAGAAGGATTATATATCGCATTTTCGTCAGCTCTTTCTGGAACCTATAGTACAGCTATGATGATGCGTGAGCAATTATTAGAAACATATCCTGATTTAAAGCTAACGATCATCGATTCACAATGTGCATCGCTAGGATATGGTTTAGTACTAAAAGAAGCAGTTAAATTACGTGATGAAGGAATGGACAATGCTCAAATTATTGAAAAAGTACGATTTCATGCAGAGCATATGGAGCATTTATTCACCGTGGAGGATTTGGATTACTTAGCACGCGGTGGGAGAGTTTCGAAGGCAAGTGCTTTTGTTGGTGGATTACTTAATATTAAACCACTTCTTCATGTGGAGGATGGCAAGCTAGTTCCCCTTGAAAAAATTCGTGGACGCAAAAAAGTATTGAAGCGAATGATTGATATGATGGGCGAACGTGGTGATACTATTGGTGAACAGTCCATCGCACTTTGTCACAGTGATGATGAACCTACAGCATTAGAATTAAAACAAATGATCGAGGAAAGATTTCATCCGAAGAGTATTGAGATACACTCCATTGGTTCTACTGTTGGCGCACATGTTGGTCCCGGGACAATGGGATTATTCTTTTTAAATAAATTGTCTTAA
- a CDS encoding Cof-type HAD-IIB family hydrolase has product MKPHLIVLDLDGTLLTDEKVISTKTKHILQQAKNDGHQVMIATGRPYRSSEMYYKELGLSTPIVNFNGAFVHHPGSSSWKTVHTPIDLKVVKQVVEAVESYSIKNMLAEVLDDVYLHYHDEKILSAFSLGNPQVTTGDLRTLLKTDPTSLLIHAEDDSVDLVRQHLRDVHAEVIDHRRWGAPWDVIEIVRHGLNKAVGLSQVSEFLNIPQERIIAFGDEDNDLEMIEYAGIGVAMGNAIIPLQTIANEVTLTNNEDGIAEFLIERLNLTK; this is encoded by the coding sequence ATGAAACCACATTTAATCGTGTTAGATTTAGATGGGACTTTATTGACCGATGAAAAAGTAATTTCAACAAAAACTAAACATATACTTCAACAAGCAAAAAATGATGGACATCAAGTTATGATTGCGACTGGTAGACCTTATAGATCTAGTGAAATGTATTATAAAGAGCTTGGTTTGAGTACACCAATTGTTAACTTCAACGGGGCATTTGTTCATCATCCTGGAAGTTCTTCTTGGAAAACTGTACATACACCGATAGATTTAAAGGTTGTTAAACAAGTAGTAGAGGCTGTAGAAAGTTATTCCATCAAAAATATGCTCGCTGAGGTACTAGATGATGTGTATTTACATTATCACGATGAAAAAATACTTTCTGCGTTTTCACTAGGGAACCCGCAAGTAACAACTGGAGATTTACGAACTCTTTTGAAAACTGATCCAACTAGTTTACTTATCCATGCAGAAGATGATTCAGTTGACTTAGTTCGTCAGCACTTAAGAGATGTACACGCGGAAGTAATCGATCATCGCCGTTGGGGTGCACCATGGGATGTTATTGAGATTGTACGCCATGGTTTAAATAAGGCAGTTGGATTATCACAAGTATCGGAGTTTTTAAATATTCCACAGGAACGAATCATTGCATTTGGTGATGAAGATAATGATTTAGAAATGATAGAGTATGCTGGTATTGGGGTAGCAATGGGAAATGCGATAATTCCTCTTCAAACTATTGCTAATGAAGTAACTTTAACAAATAACGAAGATGGTATTGCAGAATTCTTAATAGAAAGATTAAACTTAACTAAATAA
- a CDS encoding prolyl oligopeptidase family serine peptidase has protein sequence MIVTNEAWGNIPLLHIYKEEIKKDSPIVIFLHGFESAKEHNLHYAYQLVQQGCRVILPDAHLHGERDEKLDEVEISLRFWEIVLTSIEEVGQIKHELDKRGYFNGQKVGIAGTSMGGITTLGCLTAYPWIDAAAIMMGTPGYVELAKAQIASVEQKGFKVPLNADERKNMFDTLSKFDASNHPDNLIETPLFFWHGEKDPVVPYEPTAQFIASLRKQYDKQNIVLMNEKSAGHAVSRKGLLASMQWLANSLA, from the coding sequence ATGATAGTCACTAATGAGGCATGGGGAAACATTCCGTTACTACATATCTATAAAGAAGAAATAAAAAAGGATTCTCCAATTGTCATCTTTTTACACGGATTTGAAAGTGCGAAAGAGCATAACTTACATTACGCATATCAGCTTGTTCAACAAGGATGCCGCGTCATTTTACCAGATGCACATTTACATGGAGAACGAGATGAAAAATTAGATGAAGTGGAAATAAGTTTACGCTTTTGGGAAATTGTTTTAACTTCAATTGAAGAAGTTGGACAGATTAAACATGAATTAGACAAACGTGGCTATTTCAACGGTCAAAAAGTTGGTATAGCCGGAACTTCTATGGGTGGGATAACTACTTTAGGTTGTTTAACGGCATATCCTTGGATTGATGCTGCTGCTATTATGATGGGAACGCCTGGTTATGTAGAGCTTGCAAAAGCACAAATTGCTTCCGTAGAGCAAAAAGGATTCAAAGTACCATTGAACGCAGATGAGAGAAAAAATATGTTCGACACCCTATCCAAATTTGACGCATCAAATCATCCAGATAATCTTATTGAAACACCATTATTTTTCTGGCATGGAGAAAAGGATCCTGTAGTACCATATGAACCAACTGCGCAATTCATAGCTTCTCTAAGAAAACAATATGATAAACAGAATATAGTCCTGATGAATGAAAAATCAGCAGGACATGCAGTATCAAGAAAAGGATTGCTGGCTTCTATGCAGTGGCTTGCAAACAGTTTGGCATAA
- a CDS encoding metal-sulfur cluster assembly factor has protein sequence MSQDAEQDMKDSMMAALENVIDPELGIDIVNLGLVYDVQLADEDIAKVTMTLTSMGCPMGPQIVDQVKTALGELPEVKDTDVNIVFNPPWSKDNMSRYAKIALGVR, from the coding sequence ATGAGTCAAGATGCAGAACAAGATATGAAGGATAGTATGATGGCCGCTCTTGAGAACGTTATCGACCCTGAATTAGGTATTGATATTGTCAATTTAGGTTTAGTATATGATGTACAATTAGCAGATGAAGATATCGCAAAAGTTACGATGACATTAACATCTATGGGTTGTCCAATGGGTCCACAGATTGTTGATCAAGTAAAAACAGCACTTGGTGAACTACCTGAAGTAAAAGATACAGATGTAAATATTGTCTTCAATCCACCATGGTCAAAAGATAATATGTCTCGCTACGCTAAAATAGCACTGGGAGTAAGATAA
- a CDS encoding Crp/Fnr family transcriptional regulator: MNEQSSNSQGIHALFEQFGASLKVDKDRPVFLEGESAEDVYLIKTGTVRISKDTESGKILTLRITGNDSFIGETSIFCETVYHSVSANAIEPTQLLVLPRATLEKYLSDCSSLMMEWIQVMQMHNLKNETRFRDLLLHGKKGALLSTLIRLTNTYGVKQEDGSILIDYAMTNQELANFCATSREVVNRILNDLKKKDVLSLDKGMITIHDLHFLRTEVECDDCPLHICRID, from the coding sequence ATGAATGAACAAAGTTCCAATTCACAAGGTATACATGCACTGTTTGAACAATTTGGAGCTAGCTTAAAAGTAGATAAGGATCGCCCTGTTTTCTTAGAAGGTGAAAGTGCAGAAGACGTCTACCTCATCAAGACAGGTACCGTTCGTATTAGTAAGGATACAGAAAGCGGCAAAATATTGACTTTACGAATTACGGGAAATGATTCATTTATAGGAGAAACATCTATTTTTTGCGAAACTGTTTATCATTCTGTCTCAGCTAATGCAATAGAACCTACTCAATTATTAGTATTACCACGTGCAACGTTGGAAAAGTATTTATCAGATTGTTCGTCTCTCATGATGGAATGGATTCAAGTTATGCAAATGCATAATTTGAAAAACGAGACTCGCTTTAGAGATTTACTGCTTCACGGTAAAAAAGGAGCGTTATTGTCCACATTGATACGATTAACTAATACTTACGGGGTAAAACAGGAGGATGGCAGTATTCTCATTGATTATGCTATGACCAATCAGGAACTGGCCAACTTCTGTGCAACCAGTAGAGAGGTCGTAAACCGAATTCTAAATGATCTAAAGAAAAAAGATGTACTTTCGTTAGATAAAGGAATGATTACGATTCATGATTTACATTTTTTACGCACTGAAGTAGAGTGTGATGATTGTCCACTGCATATTTGTCGGATTGACTAG
- a CDS encoding ATP-dependent Clp protease ATP-binding subunit produces MQMKQQDEKSPLETYGRNLVTAVKEGKMDPVIGRDQEIRDVIRILSRKTKNNPVLIGEPGVGKTAIVEGLAQRIVRKDVPEGLKEKEIFELDMSSLIAGAKYRGEFEERLQAVLKQVKDSEGQIILFIDEIHTIVGAGKSDGAMDAGNMLKPMLARGELHCIGATTLDEYRMYIEKDPALERRFQQVMVREPSIEDTVSILRGLKERFELHHGVRIHDRAIVAAAELSNRYITERFLPDKAIDLVDEACAMIRTEIDSMPQELDEVTRKMMQLQIEEQALMKEKDAASQKRLEQLRKDLKELEASTSEMRNKWQQEKEAIQVIQQKREVLDRYRRELEEAENQYDLNKAAELRHGKIPTLEKELQVYENQVIEDPETRLLREEVTAEEIASIVSRWTGIPVTKLVEGEREKLLRLKETLGERVVGQDQAVQLVTEAVWRARAGIKDPNKPIGSFLFLGPTGVGKTELAKSLAANLFDSEEHFIRIDMSEYMEKHSVSRLVGAPPGYIGYEEGGQLTEAVRRNPYSVVLLDEIEKAHPDVANILLQLMDDGRITDSQGRIVNFTNTIVILTSNIGSGYLANTTGEVTEQEESLVLSALHEHFKPELLNRLDDIIMFHSLTTEHFVKITEKYVKQLQKRLTEQEIDLQVDESVVQWIVEEGTDAAFGARPLKRYIQRYLETAVAKLLIGGTVLPGSKVVAKMEENELKILSES; encoded by the coding sequence ATGCAAATGAAGCAACAAGATGAAAAAAGTCCTTTAGAAACGTACGGTAGAAACTTAGTAACTGCAGTGAAAGAAGGGAAAATGGATCCTGTTATTGGACGTGATCAGGAAATTAGGGATGTTATACGTATTCTTTCAAGAAAAACGAAAAATAATCCAGTACTGATAGGAGAGCCAGGGGTAGGGAAGACTGCCATAGTTGAAGGGCTGGCGCAGCGTATTGTACGTAAGGATGTACCAGAAGGATTAAAGGAGAAGGAAATTTTTGAACTGGATATGAGCTCCTTAATCGCTGGTGCAAAATATCGTGGGGAATTTGAAGAACGTCTTCAAGCGGTTTTAAAGCAAGTGAAAGATAGTGAAGGACAAATTATTTTGTTTATCGATGAAATTCACACGATAGTTGGAGCTGGAAAATCTGACGGTGCAATGGATGCTGGAAATATGCTTAAACCAATGCTAGCACGGGGTGAGCTGCATTGTATTGGAGCAACAACACTTGATGAATATCGTATGTATATCGAGAAAGATCCAGCTCTTGAAAGACGCTTTCAACAAGTAATGGTGAGAGAACCTTCTATTGAAGATACTGTATCTATTTTACGTGGCCTCAAAGAACGCTTTGAGCTACATCACGGTGTGAGAATTCATGACCGAGCAATCGTTGCAGCTGCTGAGCTTTCTAATCGATATATCACAGAACGATTTTTGCCAGACAAAGCAATCGATTTAGTTGATGAGGCATGTGCGATGATTCGAACAGAGATCGATTCAATGCCACAAGAACTCGATGAAGTTACAAGAAAAATGATGCAGCTTCAAATTGAAGAACAAGCATTAATGAAAGAAAAAGATGCTGCAAGTCAAAAAAGACTAGAGCAGCTGCGTAAAGATTTGAAAGAATTAGAGGCTTCAACTAGTGAAATGCGAAATAAATGGCAACAAGAAAAAGAGGCCATTCAAGTAATACAGCAAAAACGGGAAGTATTGGATCGCTATCGTCGAGAATTAGAAGAAGCTGAAAATCAATATGACTTAAACAAAGCAGCTGAACTTCGACACGGGAAAATTCCAACATTAGAAAAGGAACTCCAAGTGTATGAAAACCAAGTAATTGAAGATCCAGAAACTCGTCTATTACGTGAAGAAGTAACAGCAGAAGAAATTGCCTCCATCGTATCAAGATGGACTGGCATTCCTGTAACTAAACTGGTCGAAGGTGAAAGAGAAAAACTTTTACGCTTAAAAGAAACATTAGGAGAGCGTGTAGTTGGACAAGATCAAGCTGTCCAGTTAGTTACAGAAGCTGTTTGGCGTGCAAGAGCAGGTATTAAAGATCCAAATAAACCAATTGGTTCTTTCTTATTTTTAGGACCAACCGGTGTAGGGAAAACAGAGCTAGCTAAATCTTTAGCGGCAAATTTATTTGATTCTGAGGAGCATTTTATTCGTATCGATATGTCTGAATATATGGAAAAGCATAGTGTGTCTCGTTTAGTCGGTGCACCTCCGGGATATATTGGGTATGAAGAAGGTGGTCAGTTAACGGAGGCAGTTCGAAGAAATCCATATTCAGTTGTGTTGTTAGATGAAATAGAAAAGGCACACCCAGATGTAGCAAATATTTTATTGCAATTGATGGATGATGGGCGTATTACAGACAGTCAAGGTAGAATCGTGAACTTCACAAATACGATTGTTATTTTGACTTCAAATATTGGCTCGGGATATTTAGCGAATACAACGGGGGAAGTAACTGAACAAGAAGAAAGCCTTGTCCTGAGTGCATTACATGAACATTTTAAACCGGAATTGTTGAATCGCTTAGATGACATCATTATGTTCCACTCATTGACAACGGAACACTTTGTTAAGATTACAGAAAAATACGTGAAACAGCTTCAAAAACGATTAACTGAACAAGAAATTGATTTACAAGTGGATGAGTCGGTAGTCCAGTGGATTGTTGAGGAAGGTACAGATGCTGCATTTGGTGCAAGACCATTGAAACGTTATATCCAACGCTATTTAGAAACAGCAGTGGCGAAACTTCTAATCGGCGGCACCGTTCTACCAGGCAGCAAGGTAGTGGCTAAAATGGAAGAGAATGAACTAAAAATCTTAAGTGAAAGTTAA
- a CDS encoding DUF2929 family protein: MQYIMTVFWSVLLVSMLNYVVSSVQNVEFVFMDGIFMSIPVAILVLIIAAIIPDEPVAKAHH; encoded by the coding sequence ATGCAATATATAATGACGGTATTTTGGTCAGTACTTTTAGTTTCTATGTTAAATTACGTAGTAAGCTCCGTTCAAAACGTTGAGTTTGTATTCATGGATGGTATCTTCATGTCCATTCCAGTTGCAATTTTAGTTCTGATCATCGCTGCAATCATTCCTGATGAACCAGTAGCTAAAGCACATCACTAA
- a CDS encoding beta-ketoacyl-ACP synthase III, whose product MNAGIIGLGTYAPEHILTNEDLEKRMDTSDEWIRTMTGIEERRIAGPEENTSHMAVKAAKEAIKDAGITADQIGLIIVATVTPDRPFPSVSTMLQEQLGATNAAAMDLSAACAGFIYGLVTAKQFVEANTYSHVLVVGVEKLSKITNWEDRNTAVLFGDGAGAAVVSEVSAGRGILSFELGADGSGGKHLSQEGPHLHMNGREVFKFAVRQMGESAVNVIEKAGLNKEEIDMLIPHQANIRIMESSRERLGLPIEKMSKTIHKYGNTSSASIPLSLNEEVKNGKVKDDDTIVMVGFGGGLTWGAIALKWGK is encoded by the coding sequence ATGAATGCAGGAATAATTGGTTTAGGTACATATGCACCTGAACATATTTTGACAAATGAAGACCTTGAAAAAAGAATGGATACATCTGACGAATGGATAAGAACGATGACTGGTATAGAAGAACGTAGGATTGCAGGACCAGAAGAAAATACATCTCATATGGCTGTGAAAGCCGCAAAAGAAGCAATAAAAGATGCAGGAATTACTGCAGATCAAATTGGCTTGATAATTGTAGCAACAGTAACTCCAGACCGCCCATTTCCAAGTGTTTCAACAATGCTCCAAGAACAACTTGGTGCAACAAATGCGGCTGCAATGGATTTATCGGCAGCATGTGCAGGATTTATATATGGTCTAGTAACAGCGAAGCAATTTGTTGAAGCCAATACATACTCTCACGTCCTTGTAGTGGGAGTAGAAAAACTATCTAAAATTACTAATTGGGAAGATAGAAACACTGCAGTTTTATTTGGTGATGGTGCTGGTGCTGCAGTAGTAAGTGAAGTTTCTGCAGGACGGGGAATTTTATCCTTCGAGCTTGGTGCAGATGGTAGTGGTGGTAAGCATTTATCGCAAGAAGGTCCGCATCTTCATATGAACGGAAGAGAGGTTTTTAAATTTGCTGTAAGACAAATGGGTGAATCTGCGGTAAATGTAATAGAAAAAGCTGGATTAAATAAAGAAGAAATTGATATGCTAATTCCACATCAAGCTAATATCCGTATAATGGAATCATCAAGAGAAAGACTAGGGTTACCTATTGAGAAAATGTCTAAAACCATTCATAAGTATGGTAATACATCCTCTGCTTCCATACCTCTCTCTTTAAATGAAGAAGTGAAAAATGGCAAAGTAAAAGACGATGATACCATTGTAATGGTTGGTTTTGGTGGAGGTTTAACATGGGGTGCAATTGCATTAAAATGGGGAAAATAA